The region TGCAAGACATCGATTGCAGCGTCAGTAAGCGGAACTACGTGCTCCTTACCAACCTTCATGCGCTCGGCGGGAATGGTCCAGAGCCTGTTCTTGAGGTCGATCTCGGCCCATTTTGCACCCCGCACTTCCCCTGAACGGGAAGCGCACAGGATCAGGAATTCGAGAGCGAGGCGGGCAACGGTTGTGCGCTTGTGGAGATGTTCCAAGAACGCCGGAATGTCCTTGTATGGCATTGCAGCAAAGTGGCTATCCTGTTTGGGTTGGCGGGGAAGGGCGCGACCGAGCGAGCGCATCGGCGCTTCGGTTTCGCGCATACCATTGGCGTAGGCCCAGTCGAGAACGACCCCGATGCGTTGCTTCACGCGGCGCGCAGTCTCGGGCTTGTCCAGCCAGATTGGCAGCAGGCATTCGCGAATGACTGGACCTTCGATGTCATCGACCAGCCGGTCACCAAGCTTTGGAAAGGCGTACTTCTCAAGTGTCGTGATCCATTGCGTCTGGTGCTTGCCATTCTTCCAGCCCGCCTTCTGTTCCTCGTGAACAGTGCGCGCCGCATTGGCAAAGGTCGGCACCACGACCTCCTGCCTCTTGCGCTCTGCGATCGGATCAATGCCGCGCTGTATGTCGCGGCGCATTTCGAAT is a window of Erythrobacter sp. HKB08 DNA encoding:
- a CDS encoding site-specific integrase, which codes for MGKLTALQIRNLKEPGRYGDGDGLALVLTAQNKGYWVLRSTIKGRRRDIGLGSLSLVNLKEARENAFEMRRDIQRGIDPIAERKRQEVVVPTFANAARTVHEEQKAGWKNGKHQTQWITTLEKYAFPKLGDRLVDDIEGPVIRECLLPIWLDKPETARRVKQRIGVVLDWAYANGMRETEAPMRSLGRALPRQPKQDSHFAAMPYKDIPAFLEHLHKRTTVARLALEFLILCASRSGEVRGAKWAEIDLKNRLWTIPAERMKVGKEHVVPLTDAAIDVLQRARPFYAECSDMIFPGRNVLRPMSDMTLLKILRYAKLPFTVHGFRSSFRDWAAEQTSYPGEVAEAALAHTVANKVEAAYRRTNYLDKRRDLMRDWAAFCTSNGRLN